The following are encoded together in the Phaseolus vulgaris cultivar G19833 chromosome 9, P. vulgaris v2.0, whole genome shotgun sequence genome:
- the LOC137821081 gene encoding uncharacterized protein, producing MSGPGVRLHIQDHHVVMDNGIVQVTLSNPGGIVTGIRYNGVDNLLEVLNKESNRGYWDLVWSAPGTKGIFDVIQGTCFKVIVQNEEQVELSFTRMWDPSLEGKFVPLNIDKRFIMLRGSSGFYSYGIYEHLNGWPDFDLSETRITFKLRKDK from the exons ATGTCCGGCCCAGGGGTACGGCTGCACATCCAAGATCACCAT GTGGTGATGGATAATGGCATAGTCCAGGTTACGTTATCAAATCCAGGTGGGATTGTCACTGGGATACGATATAATGGTGTTGACAATTTGCTGGAAGTTCTCAACAAGGAGTCTAATAGAGG GTATTGGGACCTCGTTTGGAGTGCGCCAGGAACCAAAGGGATCTTTGATGT GATTCAAGGAACGTGTTTTAAAGTTATAGTTCAAAATGAGGAACAGGTGGAGCTTTCTTTCACAAGAATGTGGGATCCTTCTCTAGAGGGAAAATTTGTCCCCTTAAATATTGACAAAAG ATTTATAATGCTCCGTGGTTCATCAGGCTTCTACTCTTACGGAATTTATGAACACTTAAATGGATGGCCAGATTTTGATCTCAGTGAAACAAGGATTACTTTCAAGCTAAGAAAAGACAAGTAA
- the LOC137820143 gene encoding uncharacterized protein: MATVSDQATGICTHCDRAIPSANIDLHYAHCSRNLERCKICCDMVPKTLAEEHYLNTHAPVACSLCSETMERDILDIHKDENCPRRMVTCEFCEFPLPAIDLAEHQEVCGNRTELCHLCNKYVRLRERYNHEDSCNRIQENSSGSSRYVRPVERDEGPRRRPQNDFPRKRVFFTIAITGIAVILGSIFFPRKTDLSNVQ; this comes from the exons ATGGCAACGGTGTCCGATCAGGCCACTGGTATATGCACTCACTG TGATCGGGCTATCCCTTCTGCAAATATTGATTTGCATTATGCTCATTGCTCTCGGAACCTTGAAAGATGCAAAATTTGTTGCGATATGGTTCCGAAAACACTTGCCGAGGAGCACTATTTGAACACACATGCCCCG GTTGCCTGTTCGCTGTGCAGTGAAACTATGGAACGTGATATTTTAGATATCCATAAAGATGAAAATTGTCCTAGAAGGATGGTCACCTGTGAGTTCTGTGAGTTTCCTTTGCCGGCCATTGATCTGGCTGAGCATCAG GAAGTATGTGGGAATCGAACAGAACTTTGTCACCTTTGTAACAAATATGTTCGACTGCGTGAAAGATACAACCATGAAGATAGTTGCAATAGAATTCAAGAAAATTCTTCAGGGTCTTCAAG GTACGTGAGGCCAGTTGAAAGAGACGAAGGTCCTCGAAGAAGGCCGCAGAATGATTTCCCTAGAAAGCGTGTTTTTTTCACAATAGCAATCACCGGTATTGCTGTTATACTTGGGTCTATTTTTTTCCCGAGAAAGACAGATCTCAGCAATGTGCAATAA
- the LOC137820142 gene encoding pentatricopeptide repeat-containing protein At1g09900 gives MDLVVSPEQFCSFHRLHIIRARVSDNTVSRPFILSADTVTHFTKLKATRFRKRSESRVFAVSKSETSGLNGRLQQIVRTPNGDLNGIAMESSGNGVNCSRNFEEFASNIHLRKLVRNGELEEGLKFLERMIYQGDIPDVIACTSLIRGFCKGGKTKKATRVMEILENSGAVPDVITYNVLISGYCKSGDIDRALQVLERMSVAPDVVTYNTILRSLCSSGKLKEAMEVLDRQLQRECYPDVITYTILIEATCNESGVGQAMKLLDEMRNKGCKPDVVTYNVLINGICKEGRLDEAIKFLNSMPSYGCQPNVITHNIILRSMCSTGRWMDAERLLADMLRKGCSPSVVTFNILINFLCRKRLLGRAIDVLEKMPKHGCVPNSLSYNPLLHGFCQEKKMDRAIEYLEIMVSRGCYPDIVTYNTLLTALCKDGKVDAAIEILNQLSSKGCSPVLVTYNTVIDGLAKVGKTESAVELLEEMRRKGLKPDIITYSSLLRGLGREGKVDKAIKIFRDMEGLSIKPNAITYNSIMFGLCKAQQTSRAIDFLAYMVEQGCRPTEVTYTILIEGIADEGLAEEALELLNVLCSRGFVKKSSAEQVAVKM, from the coding sequence ATGGATTTAGTGGTATCACCCGAACAGTTTTGTTCATTTCACCGCCTTCATATCATCAGAGCTAGGGTTTCGGATAACACCGTTTCGCGCCCTTTCATTCTATCTGCTGATACTGTTACGCACTTTACAAAATTGAAAGCCACTAGGTTTAGAAAGCGTTCAGAGAGTCGCGTTTTCGCTGTTTCCAAATCCGAAACCTCTGGTTTGAACGGTAGACTGCAACAAATTGTGAGAACCCCAAACGGGGACTTGAATGGCATAGCCATGGAATCTTCGGGCAACGGGGTGAACTGTTCCCGGAACTTCGAGGAGTTTGCGAGCAACATTCATCTCCGGAAGTTGGTTAGAAACGGGGAATTGGAGGAAGGGCTTAAGTTTCTGGAGCGCATGATATACCAGGGGGATATCCCTGATGTCATTGCCTGCACCAGCTTAATTCGTGGGTTTTGCAAGGGTGGGAAGACTAAGAAAGCAACGAGAGTCATGGAAATTTTGGAGAATTCGGGTGCTGTTCCTGATGTCATAACTTACAATGTTTTGATTAGTGGTTATTGCAAATCAGGAGATATAGATAGAGCCTTGCAGGTTTTGGAGAGAATGAGTGTTGCTCCGGATGTTGTTACATATAACACCATTTTGCGTAGTTTGTGTAGCAGTGGGAAATTGAAGGAGGCAATGGAGGTTCTCGACAGGCAGCTGCAGAGGGAGTGTTATCCTGATGTGATTACTTACACGATCTTGATTGAAGCAACTTGTAATGAAAGTGGCGTTGGTCAGGCGATGAAACTGTTGGATGAGATGAGGAACAAAGGATGCAAACCTGATGTAGTCACATACAATGTTCTTATCAATGGTATTTGCAAGGAGGGTAGATTGGATGAGGCTATTAAGTTTTTGAATAGCATGCCTTCATATGGTTGTCAACCGAATGTGATAACTCATAACATTATTCTGCGTAGCATGTGTAGCACTGGGAGATGGATGGATGCTGAGAGGCTTTTAGCTGACATGCTGAGGAAGGGTTGTTCCCCTAGTGTTGTTACTTTCAATATCTTGATTAACTTCTTGTGCCGGAAACGGTTACTGGGGAGAGCCATTGATGTCTTGGAGAAAATGCCAAAGCATGGTTGTGTACCAAATTCCTTGAGTTACAATCCATTGCTTCATGGGTTTTGTCAAGAGAAAAAGATGGATAGAGCAATTGAGTATTTGGAAATAATGGTGTCAAGGGGTTGTTACCCGGATATAGTGACCTACAACACTTTGCTTACAGCACTATGCAAGGACGGGAAGGTGGATGCTGCAATTGAAATACTGAATCAACTAAGTAGCAAGGGATGCTCACCTGTTTTAGTTACTTATAATACGGTTATTGATGGTCTTGCAAAGGTGGGAAAAACAGAGTCTGCTGTGGAACTCTTAGAAGAGATGCGCAGAAAGGGTCTTAAACCTGATATAATTACGTACTCTTCACTGCTTCGGGGACTTGGCCGTGAAGGAAAGGTGGATAAGGCTATCAAAATTTTCCGTGACATGGAAGGATTAAGTATTAAGCCCAATGCCATCACTTACAACTCAATCATGTTCGGACTTTGTAAGGCTCAGCAAACTAGCCGTGCTATTGATTTTCTGGCTTATATGGTAGAGCAAGGATGCAGACCTACCGAAGTTACATATACCATTCTTATAGAAGGCATTGCTGATGAAGGATTAGCTGAGGAAGCTTTGGAGTTGTTGAATGTATTGTGCTCGAGAGGATTTGTGAAGAAAAGTTCGGCTGAACAGGTAGCAGTCAAGATGTAG